In the Prionailurus viverrinus isolate Anna chromosome A3, UM_Priviv_1.0, whole genome shotgun sequence genome, CTCTGGTTGCATTGTCTCACCTGTTTCTGGCTCCCTTCACGTGGAGTGTGCACTGTCCCCTATTCACCAGTGCCTGTTTTCCTGGGGAAGGTAGGCTCACTGCCCTAGACACATATCTAGAACCGAATCTTCCCTTATGACAAAATATGAAGCAAGActcattcaatattttttaaatccaggtCTCTATTTTTCTTGTGCAAATATAAACATAGGCATAATTAATAGttaaggctttttaaaatatatgcatttggAGAATACATTGCTAGTTACAGTTTGCTGATGATATGGGCTTGGATCACATCTTCCTTTAATAGtccttttaaattcattttagaaagttaaaaatggtCACATGATccataataaaaatcagaagagaCTCATATAAATCCAAAATACATACTTGAAAATGCAGCACCTTTTGTATGAACTACATTAGGGTCCAGTTATATAGCATATGGATTATAACATCAGACCACAAAGGTTTTGAAATTCCCAAAGCAAAATGGGGCATTGttttctgagaagaaaaaggagaagttggaagagaaagaaggaagggaggaagagagggagggagggagagggaaggaaaggagggagagagagagagagaggaaaggaggaaagaagaaaggagggagggagggaaggaggagacagagaaggaaaacctgTACATATAGCTTCTCTGCAACAGAAAAGTGACTCACCTTTGGGTAATTTACAATATGTATTTAAGTGGACCATTAAGGTTATAATTCGCAATCATAGAATCCAAATACAGAAATATCTTATATGATGGTAATGGAATTCTATTTACcagattaaaaaaggaaaaaagctagGTCCTTCACTGTGCACACTTCCTGCTAGCTGAGAGCTTTGCCTTGGGGTAGAATTCCAAGGGAGAGTGAGGCTGCTTCTTTGAGAGGAGGGGCAGTTTGCAAAGATATGGCCTAAGGGTCCGATCTTCTAAAACTTCTAGTTGTCAGCTTTAGTTGACCCAGGACCCCATTCCAACCTTCCACCTGAAAGGCTCTCCCAGAGCATAATTCTCCTCCTCAAGCCAGAACAAGCTGTCCCTGTTCCTGACTGAGGAACGAGGGGAGAGGCTGTCTTTAAATCCTTTGGTGAGTTAGgagatgtctctttctctcatcaaaatattcttttctaaacAGATTCCAGTTTCACAGGGGCTGGATGGCGGGGAGTCTGGATTTGCTTCATAGGCTCAAAGTGACCTCAAATGGGGTGACCTGGCTTCATCCCTTGTGCTTATCATAGCACGACCAAAGGCCAGGATTTTGAGGGTCCCAAAGAGTACATGAGGAGAAACCAGATTCAGAAATCTGTCCCAAACTGTCTCGTGTAAGGATGGATTGGAGATCCCACATTGCACTTCTAGCTTCTGTTACATCTCCCTTATAAGAAGCTGGTGGAGTGGGGTGCGAGAAGGGGTAGATGACTAAATAATCTTCcatttacaagaaaataaagttcaaaagtCTCAAAATTCCTcgtggattaaaaaaataagagttctgTGCCCACACTTTCATATGCGTGGATTGGGGACACCTCACATTATACAAAGTCCTGCCTTACGCAGTGTTCCATGTGGACATCACAGTCACCTCCCACTTCAGTGGGGCTGGCATGAGTCCCCctttctagatgaggaaactgaggctctctCTCAGGGCCACACAGTTGCAAAGGGTAAGGAGAACTGGAATGCAACCCTGCCGAGTCCTGGGCGGTGCAGCTGCGGCCACAATGCATCACACGGATGGCTGACTCTGGGAAGCAGGAGATGGACACCTGCATTTCACTCTTGTTTGGTCTCTGCTTTTGCAGCATCCCCAGGAGCACCCCCATCAGACAGAAGGTCGCTCCCACACATCTTCACCTGGCTTTCCAGTTGACTGAGACGCTGCTTCACTTTCATCTGGGTGGCATTATACTCGGCCAGGAGCCGTGCAAACCTGGTCTGCAGGGTGTCCAGGGAGGACTCCAGGTGCTCTACCTTCTCCTCAATATCCTTGGGGTCCGCCCCAGCCTTGGCCACGTCCTCATCAATCAGGTTGTCCTTCATCAGGATCTGCCGTCCCTTCTCCTCCAGAGCTTTCTTGGCTTCTGGATATTCAGTGAGAGCCTCCATCAAATCATCTTTGGAAAGGCAGAACAGGTCTGAGTAACCAATGCTCCTGATGTTGGCTGTCCTGCGGTTCCCCGCCTTGCTTCCCTTAATGTTTAAGATGCTGATCTCCCCAAAGTAACTCCCATCACTGAGGACCACGAACTGGGTGATCCCATCATCGGCCACGACAGCCAGCTTGCCCTCCTTGATGATGTACATCTCCCTCCCAATGTCTCCTTTCTTGCAGATGTAATCCCCTGGGCTGAACACTGCAGGCCGCAGCTTGAGCACAAGCTCCACCAGCAGCCCCGCCTCGCAGTCTTGGAAGATGCGGACCTTCCTTAGAGTGTCCAGGTGCACGTTGATGGCGATCTCGGCCTTCAGCTTGTCTGGGAGACTCTTGAGCACCTCCTTCTCATCCACTGTCTTCTTGTTTGCCCACAGGTAGTCAAACCACCGGATCACCCGTGTCTCCAAGTCCTTGGTCACCTTGCGGAATTGCATATACTGCTTAATGGAGTCAATCTTGGACTGGAACTCGGCCCGTGAAGCATTCATGTTTGAGATCATGGATCCCACATTGCCGACAATGGTGGCAAAAATCAAGACTCCCACTAGGAAGTCTATGACCACAAACAGATACTCCTCATCCTTCACAGGGGGTGGGGTCTCTCCGATGGTGGTCAGGGTCAAGGTGGACCAATAGAGACTGTAAATGTACTTCCTAGAGAGGCGCCCATACTCTGGGTTTGAGATGTTTGGATAGACCCAGGAATCTGTCCCAAAACCAATGAACTTGGAAATGGCAAAGTAGATGCAGGCATTCCAGTGGATAATGATGAGGATGTATAAGACCAAGTTCCCAATCCTGAATAAATTAGGGTAGTTGGTCCTTGTCTCTGTGCGGTCAAAGAACTCAAAGAGCCGGGCAAGCTTCAGTAGGCGGTTGAACCTCAGCTCTGGGTAGTTTACACCCAACTTAAAATAAGCCAGGTCTGTGGGGACCAGGGACAACATGTCCAGCTTGAAGTGCACGGTCTTTGTGTAATGCTTCCACAGCCTCTGTGCATCCTTGACCATCAAGCCTTGCTCAAGGAAGCCTGAAGAAAAAGATGGAAGTCACTTGGGCATGGAAGaggctgctattttttttttttaaccacagccCATAGAAAGATATACACCTTGACTAAATAAGATGTAGTTATACATACATAacagaaaaaatttcaaaagccaCTTTTACCCATTACTATGAAAATATACTCTGATGTTTTTTAGTCTATGATGTTCTAGCCTGTTTATTCAGTTAAAAATGTAGATTAATTGGGTAAATTTGAATGTGGACTGGTGttttatatctacatatatattatatattatatatgtatatatatatatatatagtttatttatttaagtaatctctacacccaatgtggggcttgaactcatgaccccaagatcaagagtcacatgctcttctgaccgagccagccaggagaCCCTGAATGTTGTATTCTAAAGATGCATCCTTTAAAGTTAGAGATAACATGTTAAAGTGGTCCAAGGTTGGCTTTAAAATACTCCAGCCAAGAAAAGGGTGTGGGGAGGTAGATGAAACATAGCAAAATATTGATAACTGTTGAAGCTGAGTGAAGGTACGTGGGGATTCATGATCCTACTGTCTCtgattttgtgtatgtttggAAAATATTAATGATACAAATTTTAAGAGCATAGGTCATGGCCTATCAAACTGATTTCACCCGTCCCTAATGGGGCAGGAcctgccttttaaaaacattgccTAGGGAAGCAGTAGTTCTTTCTGCCTGCACATTACTATCATCCAAGGAGCTCTGAAAACATAGGAAGCTGAGATCCACCCCCAAAGAATCAGACTGGAGCTGAGCTGGACACTGGGGAGTCACTAGGCGTTATTACTGGTAAAATCAATCAAATAAGCAGAGATTTGCATtctttcgtcttttttttttttaaacattttcaaacatgaacaaaagtagagagaataatataatgcatttttttttttttttttttagattttggtAAGCATCAGAATTATACTGAGGACTCTGTAAAATCCAGAGTGCTGGGCTGTTCCCAAAGTTGGTTCCGTAGGTCCGAGGTCTACCTCTTAACAAGGTCTGGGTGATGCTGCTGCTGAACCAGGGCCACACTTGAGGGCTAGATGGAGGTAGGATTGCCCCTGTGAAAAGCAAACCTCAAGTCTGCTGTCACATGGTAGGGCCACCCTGCTTCCCAGTCCCCCATTCCCTGTTTCATTCTTTGGTTACCCTtgtgtttattgagtacttacatTACTATGTGGCACTCCTAGTGCCTTGGGGCTCctcactactttctttttttttttatttttttatttttttttcaatgtttatttatttttgggacagagagagacagagcatgaacgggggaggggcagagagagagggagacacagaatcagaaacaggctccaggctccgagccatcagcccagagcccgacgcggggctcgaactcacggaccgcgagatcgtgacctggctgaagtcggacgcttaaccgactgcgccacccaggcgccccactactttCTTAATAATATCTTTTCTCAATTCTGAAGATGTTTCCCCTTGGAGTATGATCCATGGCCATTTGGTTTCCGTGCCTACCTGCCTTCCCCATGAGGGTTTCTGCTGAATCTCAGATTGCCAGGGATAGTACCCAAGCACAAGAAGGGGTAGGATCACTGTCCGAGTGCAGGTAACTTGTCCCACTGAAACTTGGTTGAAATAGAGATAGGTGGCTCAGTGAGTCGGGCCACCCACGGAGCTCCTGTGTCTTGGTAGGCTtatgtgaccatgaagtggcagGCCACAAGGACTGTCTAAGTTACCCACACAAGCCTCAAGCTGCATATTAGAGATCTTCTCGGTTATGGTACTGGGCACCATGTGGAAGCAGGGTTCCCAGTCTGTCCCTGTGAAGTAGTGATTGTGGACTTTAGGCCAGTTACTCagtgtctctgggcctcagtttctatattttttaattcaattcaattcaattcaattcaatttattttaattttatagagagagtgtgagtcagggagaggggcagagggagagggagagagaattccaagcaggctccatcctcagtGTGGTAATGTAGGGCTCGATTCTCcaaccctgggaacatgacctgagctgaaatcaagactgagccacccaggtgctgctgggCCTTGGTTTCTCAATCAGCAAGATGGAAATAATCACGCCTGTGTTTTTTGTCTCATGCAGCGGTtctaataagaaaacaagatgtaCTTGAAATGTTTTGTACACTGTGAAGCCACACAGAGGCTTGCTGCTGGGATCTGGTGGTATTTGTATTGACAACTATGGCCTGGTTTCTAGCTCAAAAATCTTGAGAATGGCAAGCCGGGCCTCTGCCAGCTGATGTGATGTCTTTGTGCAGGTCAGAAAaaggtgccccaagaatgaaCAGCTTGGAGCTTAAGGGATTTTAGCCTCCACTCACAACCAGAGGCGATCTGAGAGAGGTCATCATTCACCTGGGCCCTGTTTCCAATTTTATTCCTCCATATATCTAAAAGCCATGGAGTAACACGTCCTGGATCCTCTGACTGTCCAGGAAAAGAACTCCAATATCGACAGAGCTCTCCCTCCTGTTTCCTGCGATATTGAATGGTCACTGCTGGAAGCATCCTTTGAGAGATGATGGTCTTATTTCACAGGTCATacaaatgaggcccagagagacagcttgacttgctcaaggtcacacagtttgtTGGCATAGCAAAGACCAAACCCCAGGTATCTTGACCTCTGCTAAAGAGTCGTTGTAGAGAGAGCTTGAGGCGGTACCACGCCCTCACCGTTGGTACATCCTCAGACCTGCCTGGGCTCTTGTGGTCACAGGTAGGTAATGTTCACCACTTTGGATCTCCTGAACCTGCCCTGTGGTCCCCGTGGTCCCCCTCCTGATGCACAAAGTCAATCTGTGGCCTGGCCATGAGAAGTCCCTGGGCCTGGGCCCACTCACCTGTCCGAGCGCGCACCAGCAGATCCAAGCCATAGAGGACATCTGCCGAGTAGTCCAGGACTAGCCACAGCATCACGTGGTCAGACTGCAGCTCATCGAAACAGGCCCTAAACACGTGAGGGAAGGAGTGGGTGTGTCTGGGGCTGGGTCCAACACAGGCACCAGCTCTGTGCCTTCATCTTGGTATCAGCCCTGCCTGCAGGGTTCGTGCCCCAGTGTCATCACCCCAGACTCAGATGAGGAGGCCCAGCTCTGAGAAGCTTTTCTGTCCCAAAGGTCACAGAGCTCCTGGGAAGAGCTGGGATGGACCCCAAAGAGTGGGCCCTTGTCGCCTCTCAACAGTAAGCGTTGAGATCCCAGGAAGGGAAGTTTTTCTAGGCCTCACTGGTGGAGTCATGTGAAGAGATTGAGCACTTGCCCTTCCTAGGGTCTAAGAATTGCTCAGACATGAACAACCAAACCAGccagtaaatattttctattttctagatcTTTATGCTCACTATTTCTCATACAGACTATACCCCCAAATGCCCTCTTCACCTCAAAAGAGCAGCAGCCAGCTCCTGTGTCCCCACCCTGCAGCGTACTCAGCAACTGGAGCCCCCTGCTGCCTCCTCAGAATAGCAGTGTCCCTGCAGCCCCTGAGCCTGGCTTGCACAGAAGCAGCTCGCCCACGGATCCCCATCCCGCAGGCAGGCTAGGAGGGGTCCCAAGTTCTCCCCTTTCTCACTTCCACACTTACCCTCAGAACAGCAGGAGATGCCCCCCCTTATGCAGATAATCCCCAAAGCCCCTTCTTACACTCAGTAGTAGGTCTCCTCCCCATCCTCACAGAAGCAGCGGCTGTCTTGCGGGCTTGCTCAGGATTGTCCCAAAGCCCCCCTACCTTCCCTGGACATCAGCCTGCATCCTTGTCCTAAAGGCCTGCCTGAAAGGGCCCCCAACCCCCTCACTTACTCTCAGTGAGTAGCAGCTTCCCCTTATCCTGCCCTAAAGCTTGCTTGGAAAAGTCCCAAAGCCTTTCATGTACTTCCAGAAGAGCAGCCGCTtacctctctgtcccccaaacgCTTGCTCTGAAACTTCCCAAAGCCCTGACCCCTTCAGAAGGGTAGCCTCCTCACCCTCCCCTTGCAGAacgcccaggccccgccccctcaggAGTCTAGCCTCACCCTCAATGTGCAAAGCGCCCAAGCCCCGCCCACCCCGGGAAGAGCCGCTGCCCGCCCCTGTATGCCTGCCTCCTGGGCTTGCACAGGAAGGCTCCAAAGCCCACCATTTTAGGAAACGTGGCCTGTTGCCCCTGCCTCCATGCCCTGTACCTTACTCAGAAATGCCACACAGACTCCCGCCAGCCCCATCAGAGGAGAAACAAGGTATCCCTACATCTCTCTCCTACAGACTTTCTCAGAAATGCCCCAAAGCCCCTTGCCCACAGGGAGCTGCATCTCTGTCCTGCAGCTTAATCAGGGATGCTCAAAGGTCCTGTTTGCCTTCAGAAGAACATAGCCCCTTGGCATCCCCATCCTGTAGGTTTGCTCAGGAAAGCCCAAACCCCCAGCTCCCCCTCAGAGAAGCAGCATCTTGCTCCTGTATTCCCCAAACACAGATTTCATAGGGGGCCCTAAACCCTCACTCCCCAGGCCCCTTATTAGGGGAGTTAGCAACTCACCCTGCACCTGCCTCCTACAGTTTGTTTATAAAAGTTCCACAGCCTCCACTTCTCCCCAGAAGAACAATAACTTGCCCCTGCATCTCACAAGTACATTTGTAAGGAATTTCCTGAAGCCCCTGTGTACCCTCACCCTGCATCTCTGTCCTGTGGGCCTTCTCAGGAGCACCCCAAAGGCCCTGGCTGCCCTCACAAGAGCAGCAGCTTGCATCCCAGCCCTGCAACTTGCTTGGGGGAGGCCCACAGCCCAAAGCTTACAGTCAGAGAACTGTGACCTCCCCTGCATCCTCGTCTTGCAGGCTGCTCaggaatgccccccccccccacttcaccTCAGAAGAGTAGCTACTCGGCCCTGCATCTTCCTCCTACAGCCAAATTAAGAAGGCCCCGAGGTGACCGGACCCTTGCTGTCCCTAGCAAGCAGAGGCCCCCACCAGTGCTTCAGAGAACTCTGGTGGTCTTCTTTTAGAGCCTCCTTATAGATGGAGAAATGGGGACACTCAGTTGGATGGTGGCTGTGTGGGGACCAGAAATCCAGCCCCCTGAGTGGGACTCAGAGCTCTGTCTTGAGGCCTGGctgccctcacccctccctgcccctctacccctccccctgcccatgtGGAGACACTGCCCCATACCCCTACCTGCATACCAGAAGACACCAGTTATAGAAGACAGGCAGGGCGATGACGGTCAGCCAGTGGTAGTACACGTTGCTGGAGGGGTCCACCACCATGGTGTCCTTCTTGTTTCTGGAAACACCGACACACGAACAGTGCAGTGTGTTGAAAATCACAGCGTTGGAGGGTCTTAGAGACCTGGATTAGCCTAGAGACCCTAGGGCAACTGCAGGCTAAACTTGAGACACAGGTCCTGTCAGTCTCAGGGGGGTCACATGGGGTGTCCCCTCACTGGAGGGGACAGGCTTGGAGAAGGCAGACTCTGGAGGTCCTTCCCTCCTAGCTCAGCTTCCTAGGAAGCCACG is a window encoding:
- the CNGA3 gene encoding cyclic nucleotide-gated cation channel alpha-3; this encodes MAKISTQYSHPTVRTRDRDLDHVENGLSRVHSPCEETSSELQQEIAMETRRLAESRRNSYTSQGPSRLSRLIISLRAWATGHLHHEDQRPDSFLERFRGAELKEVSSQESNAQSNVGSQEPPDRGRSGWPLARNNTNMCNNSEDDKAKKEEKEKKEEEKKKNGTKQEENKKDTMVVDPSSNVYYHWLTVIALPVFYNWCLLVCRACFDELQSDHVMLWLVLDYSADVLYGLDLLVRARTGFLEQGLMVKDAQRLWKHYTKTVHFKLDMLSLVPTDLAYFKLGVNYPELRFNRLLKLARLFEFFDRTETRTNYPNLFRIGNLVLYILIIIHWNACIYFAISKFIGFGTDSWVYPNISNPEYGRLSRKYIYSLYWSTLTLTTIGETPPPVKDEEYLFVVIDFLVGVLIFATIVGNVGSMISNMNASRAEFQSKIDSIKQYMQFRKVTKDLETRVIRWFDYLWANKKTVDEKEVLKSLPDKLKAEIAINVHLDTLRKVRIFQDCEAGLLVELVLKLRPAVFSPGDYICKKGDIGREMYIIKEGKLAVVADDGITQFVVLSDGSYFGEISILNIKGSKAGNRRTANIRSIGYSDLFCLSKDDLMEALTEYPEAKKALEEKGRQILMKDNLIDEDVAKAGADPKDIEEKVEHLESSLDTLQTRFARLLAEYNATQMKVKQRLSQLESQVKMCGSDLLSDGGAPGDAAKAETKQE